A part of Acidimicrobiales bacterium genomic DNA contains:
- a CDS encoding UDP-N-acetylmuramoyl-tripeptide--D-alanyl-D-alanine ligase, protein MNAALSAAVLVATLAAMVPASLRWLRVAQREHYGPGAALRFALRWWTVTPANRALGLAGLAGAAASPVWLPAGLVTAVAVASGPLGLAVRGRTSRLAWTRRLRTLAVVLAALDLLLVVLVGALTGSLAAAAAAATLAAALQPWLVDAALAVTAPFERRAARRYVDRARERLRRVQPSIVAITGSYGKTSTKQYVRHLVSAARSVVASPASFNNAAGLSRAVNEGLTPGTEVFVAEMGMWGPGEIRSLCTWVEPAVAVITAIGPVHLERVGSLDGIVAAKAEIVERAPVAVLNVDAHGLAAVADGAEARGARVVRCSTTDPSADVVAATAPGGDTVVTAGGRRLGQVPAGSAQPGNVACAVGVAIALGVDLDLVAPRLPTLPVPEHRQEVVTTARGVTVVDNTFSSNPASADASLRLLERLGRPNRRRVVVTPGMVELGRLQYGENEAFGEAIGRVATDLVVVGRTNRRPLVAGATGGGATVRVVATRDEAVAWVRDELGDGDAVLYENDLPDHYP, encoded by the coding sequence GTGAACGCCGCCCTCTCCGCCGCCGTCCTGGTCGCGACCCTGGCCGCGATGGTGCCGGCCTCGCTGCGCTGGCTCCGGGTGGCCCAGCGCGAGCACTACGGGCCCGGTGCGGCCCTGCGCTTCGCGCTGCGGTGGTGGACGGTCACCCCGGCGAACCGTGCCCTCGGCCTGGCCGGCCTGGCCGGCGCGGCCGCGAGCCCGGTGTGGTTGCCGGCCGGGCTCGTCACCGCCGTCGCGGTCGCGTCCGGCCCCCTGGGGCTCGCGGTGAGGGGCCGCACCTCGCGACTCGCCTGGACTCGACGGCTGCGCACCCTGGCGGTCGTGCTCGCCGCCCTCGACCTCCTGCTGGTCGTGCTGGTGGGCGCGCTCACCGGGTCGCTGGCGGCTGCCGCGGCCGCGGCGACGCTGGCCGCCGCCCTGCAGCCCTGGCTGGTCGACGCCGCCCTCGCCGTCACGGCCCCGTTCGAGCGCCGCGCTGCGCGGCGCTACGTGGACCGAGCCCGCGAGCGGCTGCGCCGGGTGCAGCCCAGCATCGTGGCCATCACCGGCAGCTACGGCAAGACGTCCACCAAGCAGTACGTGCGCCACCTCGTCTCGGCGGCCCGGTCGGTCGTCGCCAGCCCGGCCAGCTTCAACAACGCGGCCGGCCTCTCCCGCGCCGTCAACGAGGGCCTCACGCCCGGCACCGAGGTGTTCGTCGCCGAGATGGGGATGTGGGGCCCCGGCGAGATCCGGTCGCTGTGCACGTGGGTCGAGCCCGCGGTGGCCGTGATCACCGCCATCGGGCCCGTGCACCTCGAGCGGGTGGGCTCGCTCGACGGCATCGTGGCGGCCAAGGCGGAGATCGTCGAGCGAGCGCCCGTGGCGGTGCTGAACGTCGACGCCCACGGCCTCGCCGCCGTGGCCGACGGGGCCGAGGCCCGGGGCGCACGGGTCGTGCGGTGCTCCACCACCGACCCCTCGGCCGACGTGGTGGCCGCCACCGCTCCCGGCGGCGACACCGTCGTCACCGCGGGAGGCCGGCGCCTCGGGCAGGTCCCGGCCGGCTCGGCGCAGCCCGGCAACGTGGCGTGCGCGGTGGGCGTGGCCATCGCCCTCGGCGTCGATCTCGACCTGGTCGCGCCGCGGCTGCCCACGCTTCCCGTGCCCGAGCACCGCCAGGAGGTCGTGACGACGGCCCGGGGGGTGACCGTGGTCGACAACACCTTCAGCTCCAACCCGGCCAGCGCCGACGCGTCGCTCCGCCTGCTCGAGCGGCTCGGCCGCCCGAACCGTCGCCGGGTGGTGGTGACCCCGGGGATGGTCGAGCTGGGGCGCCTCCAGTACGGTGAGAACGAGGCCTTCGGCGAGGCGATCGGCCGCGTGGCCACCGACCTCGTCGTGGTCGGCCGCACCAACCGTCGCCCGCTCGTCGCCGGCGCCACCGGCGGCGGCGCGACCGTGCGGGTGGTGGCCACCCGGGACGAGGCGGTCGCCTGGGTGCGAGACGAGCTGGGCGACGGCGACGCCGTGCTCTACGAGAACGATCTTCCCGACCACTACCCGTGA